TCCGCAAGGTGAATCCGCGGGTCGGGTACGCGACGGTGTACCGGACGCTCAAGCTGCTGAAGGAGTGCGGCCTCGCCGCGGAGCGGCACTTCGACGACGGTCAGGCGCGCTACGAGCCCATCGAGGAAACAGCCCAGCACCACGATCACATCATCTGCGAGCGCTGCGGGAAGATCGTCGAGTTCAACAGCGAAGAGCTGGAGCGGCACCAGGAGCGGATCGCCCGCTTCCTCGGGTTCGTGGTGAGCCACCACCGGATGGAGCTGTACGGCATCTGCGCGGAGTGCCGCGAAGGGAAGCGTCCGGCGGGGGGCGCCAGGCGCCCGCGGGGCGGCGTCCAGCAACTGTAGCCTTCGCCGTGCGCCGTTGACAGGCGCGCAGGCCGCGTTGTAATTGAAATCGACTTTCAATTTCGATGATGGCCCCCCGCCTCGCAGCCGTGGTCCTTGCCCTTCTCCTGTCCGGCCTCCGCCCGGCCGCAGCCGCGACCCCCGGGCAAACCCTCGCGGCGGAACGCCTACTTGGGCTCCTCCGGGGCATCGGGGGAGAGTACGGCGAGGCCTTCGACGCGCAGGGTGGGCTCGTGCGGCCGATCGAGCTCGAGGAGGCCGGGCTCCTGCTCGCCGAAGCGCGCGATCTGCTGCCCCAGGCGGGTCTCCGCGCGGCCGAGATCGAGCCGCTCGCGAAGGCCCTCGGGGCCCGCGCCGGGCAGGACGTCGTCGACGCGCAGGTGCAGACGCTCCAGGCCCGTGTCACCGCTGCGACCGGCGTCGCGGCGCGCGTGCGGCCCCCGGCGGCGCCATCCATCGAGCGGGGGCGGGCGCTCTTCGCGGAGAACTGCGCCTCGTGCCACGGCGAGCGCGGCGCGGGCGACGGGTCCGAATCGAAGCGGCTCGACCTCAAGCCCGCCAACTTCACCGATCGCGCGTTCATGCGCGCCGAGACGCCGGACGACTTCTTCAACGTCATCACGCTGGGACGCCGCCGGAGCGGGATGCCGGCATGGGGCGATGCGCTCTCGCTCCAGGAGCGCTGGGACCTGATCCGCTTCGTCTGGACCCTGCACGAGGACGGCGCAGCCACGGCCGGACAGCCCGGAACCGTTCCGGACGCGACGCCCGCGCTCTCGGCGCAGAGCGACGCCGATCTCTACGCCGCGCTCGCGACGCCGCCGGCCTCGGAGCCGGAACGCTGGCTGCAGGTCGCGGCGCTGCGCGCGCGCGGCTTCGATGTGCTCGCCGATCCGACGGCGCCGGTCGAGCCCCCACGCACCCAGGCTGCGACCCCGCGCCAGGCGCTGGGAGACGTCCATCGACTGCTCGACGAGATGCTCGCGGCGCGCGCCCAGGGCGGGACCGCGGGAGCGAGCCTCGCGACCGACGCCTACATGCGCTTCGAGCCGTTCGAGAAGCGACTCGGTGCGACCGAACCCGGGCTCGTCCGCCGCATCGAAGAGGGATTCGTCCGTCTGCGACAGGCGGCACGCGATCCCTCCGCGACCACGCGCGACATCGAGGCACTGGTGGCGGTGCTCCATCGCGACGTCGACGAGGCCGTCGCGGCGCTCGAGCCCGGCACGGCCGCCTGGGTGCGCTTCGGCCAGTCGGCCACGATCATCCTGCGCGAGGGCTTCGAGGTCGTGCTCATCGTGGGCGCGCTCATCGCCTACGTACGGCGAGGTGGCACGCCGCGACTCGTGCGATCGCTCTACGTGGGCAGTGCCGCAGGCATCGCCGCGAGCGTGGCGACGGCCGTCGTCCTGGCGACGGTCCTTCGCCTGACGCCGTGGGCCGGCGAGGCGCTCGAGGGCGCGGCCATGCTGCTCGCGGCGGTCGTGCTCTTCTGGGTGAGTTACTGGCTCATCTCCAAGTCGGAGGCCGATCGCTGGCAGCGCTACATCCGCAGCAAGGTGCAGAGCGCGATCAACACCCAGAGCGGTACCGCGCTCGCGGCGGCGGCGTTCCTCGCCGTGTATCGCGAAGGCTTCGAGACCATCCTCTTCTATCAGGCCCTCTTTGCGAGCGCGCCCGCCGGCGACCTCATGGTCCCCGCCGGTCTCGTCGCCGGCATCGTGCTGCTGGCCGTCGTGTACGCCGGGCTCGAGCGCGT
The Candidatus Eisenbacteria bacterium genome window above contains:
- a CDS encoding transcriptional repressor, whose product is MQRARKQRFEQALRERGLKSTAQRDDIAKVFFSGDAHFSVDELYTAVRKVNPRVGYATVYRTLKLLKECGLAAERHFDDGQARYEPIEETAQHHDHIICERCGKIVEFNSEELERHQERIARFLGFVVSHHRMELYGICAECREGKRPAGGARRPRGGVQQL
- a CDS encoding FTR1 family protein, whose translation is MAPRLAAVVLALLLSGLRPAAAATPGQTLAAERLLGLLRGIGGEYGEAFDAQGGLVRPIELEEAGLLLAEARDLLPQAGLRAAEIEPLAKALGARAGQDVVDAQVQTLQARVTAATGVAARVRPPAAPSIERGRALFAENCASCHGERGAGDGSESKRLDLKPANFTDRAFMRAETPDDFFNVITLGRRRSGMPAWGDALSLQERWDLIRFVWTLHEDGAATAGQPGTVPDATPALSAQSDADLYAALATPPASEPERWLQVAALRARGFDVLADPTAPVEPPRTQAATPRQALGDVHRLLDEMLAARAQGGTAGASLATDAYMRFEPFEKRLGATEPGLVRRIEEGFVRLRQAARDPSATTRDIEALVAVLHRDVDEAVAALEPGTAAWVRFGQSATIILREGFEVVLIVGALIAYVRRGGTPRLVRSLYVGSAAGIAASVATAVVLATVLRLTPWAGEALEGAAMLLAAVVLFWVSYWLISKSEADRWQRYIRSKVQSAINTQSGTALAAAAFLAVYREGFETILFYQALFASAPAGDLMVPAGLVAGIVLLAVVYAGLERVGLRVPMGTFFLATGGFLYAMAIVFAGRGIAELQEAGLVPLTPVAWAPRVEVLGIFPTVESLVAQGVFVVLLAYAVVVTLRRRLQAQSLRQAEEPTAPRAAQS